In one Staphylococcus lutrae genomic region, the following are encoded:
- a CDS encoding phage/plasmid primase, P4 family: MALKVKDNILRVNEDNIPKELKEIPNWVLWCAKWNEKQQNYSKVPYNDKGYRASSNNKNTWTDFNTAYIEYEMNEKYSGIGFVLSGDNEYICLDIDNAVSDNGEIHSDLVKTLNKMTYCEKSPSGTGVHCFFKGKLPSNRKKKRTDLDIELYDTARFMTVTGESIGQSEISEDQTILNNLVEQYFKEEASFEATTTNNHNSESQLSDEEVINIMLKSKQKDKISDLLQGDYEQYFASPSEAVQSLLHYLAFYTGKNKAQMERIFLTYNNLTDKWNSKRGNSTWGELELEKAIANQKEVYQKGINDFEVILSDKESVRKMLSKVGDDERSYMEKLWIEEGEKGRKPTVISPNRCAHLLKENLKFILFDLEENTKLAMYRAEEGIYTQNVSYIKRVISWLEPKLNSNKADEVIYHLKNRVDIKSKTNSPDLIPVKNGVFNRKTKQLEPFTPEYVFTTKINTAYKTQSGVPVIEGWSVDNWINEIACNDHGIDKLLWQVINDSLNGNYTRKKAIFLVGDGNNGKGTFQELITQIIGEENIASLKVNEFDERFKLSVLEGKTAVIGDDVPVGVYIDDSSNFKSVVTGDPVLVEFKNQPLYRATFKCTVIQSTNGMPSFKDKTSGTLRRLLIVPFNANFNGQSENFNIKEQYVKNQKVLEYVLYRAINMDFDTFDVPDASHKMLDLYKQDNDPVYEFKINVFDEWLLRKIPKYIVYGFYKEFCKNNGYFPISERKFHKQFKSYLSDDWKTDGKGKVTWDRLIESTGDLDLMNNGIDFPEKNKTYALYENNNIKAV; this comes from the coding sequence GTGGCACTAAAAGTAAAAGATAATATATTAAGAGTTAATGAAGATAATATTCCAAAAGAATTAAAAGAAATTCCTAATTGGGTGCTTTGGTGTGCTAAATGGAATGAAAAACAACAGAATTATAGCAAGGTTCCTTATAATGATAAAGGTTATAGAGCAAGTTCTAATAATAAGAATACATGGACTGACTTTAATACGGCTTATATAGAATACGAGATGAATGAAAAATACAGTGGTATTGGTTTTGTTTTAAGTGGTGACAATGAATACATTTGCTTAGATATAGATAACGCTGTTAGCGACAACGGTGAAATACATTCAGATTTGGTTAAAACACTAAATAAAATGACGTACTGTGAAAAATCACCGAGTGGAACAGGTGTACACTGTTTCTTTAAAGGCAAGCTACCAAGCAATCGTAAGAAGAAACGTACTGATTTAGATATTGAATTATATGATACGGCTAGATTTATGACGGTTACGGGCGAATCAATTGGACAAAGCGAAATAAGCGAAGATCAAACCATATTGAATAATTTAGTTGAACAGTATTTTAAAGAAGAAGCCTCTTTTGAAGCAACTACGACAAATAACCATAATAGTGAAAGTCAACTTTCTGATGAGGAAGTTATAAATATCATGCTTAAATCCAAGCAAAAGGATAAAATTAGTGACTTACTACAAGGAGATTACGAACAATATTTTGCAAGTCCTAGTGAAGCCGTACAAAGCTTATTACATTATTTAGCATTCTATACAGGAAAAAACAAAGCTCAAATGGAACGTATATTCTTAACTTATAACAATTTAACCGATAAATGGAATAGTAAGCGTGGCAATAGCACATGGGGAGAATTAGAGCTTGAAAAGGCTATTGCAAATCAAAAAGAAGTATATCAAAAAGGTATAAATGATTTTGAAGTAATATTAAGTGACAAAGAAAGTGTAAGAAAAATGTTAAGTAAAGTTGGGGATGATGAACGTTCATATATGGAAAAACTTTGGATAGAAGAGGGTGAGAAAGGCAGAAAACCAACAGTTATAAGCCCTAATAGATGCGCTCATCTTTTGAAAGAAAACTTGAAATTTATTTTATTTGACCTTGAAGAAAATACAAAATTAGCCATGTATAGAGCTGAAGAAGGCATTTACACACAAAATGTTTCTTATATTAAACGAGTTATTTCGTGGTTAGAACCTAAACTTAACAGCAACAAAGCTGACGAAGTCATCTATCACTTAAAGAATAGAGTCGATATAAAAAGTAAAACGAATTCGCCCGATTTAATACCTGTTAAAAATGGTGTGTTTAATCGTAAAACAAAACAACTAGAACCTTTTACACCTGAATATGTGTTTACCACTAAAATTAATACAGCTTATAAAACACAAAGTGGGGTGCCTGTAATAGAGGGTTGGAGTGTCGACAATTGGATTAATGAAATAGCTTGTAATGATCATGGTATTGATAAGTTGCTTTGGCAAGTTATTAATGATTCTTTAAATGGTAATTATACTCGCAAAAAAGCCATATTTTTAGTTGGTGATGGCAACAATGGTAAAGGGACATTTCAAGAATTAATAACACAGATTATAGGTGAAGAAAATATTGCAAGCCTAAAAGTGAACGAATTTGATGAAAGATTTAAATTAAGTGTGTTAGAAGGAAAAACCGCTGTAATTGGTGATGATGTGCCAGTAGGTGTTTATATAGATGATTCTTCAAATTTCAAAAGTGTAGTTACTGGTGATCCAGTTCTTGTTGAATTTAAGAATCAGCCTTTATATAGAGCCACATTCAAATGCACGGTGATTCAATCAACAAATGGCATGCCTAGCTTTAAAGATAAGACTTCAGGAACGTTAAGAAGATTGTTGATAGTTCCGTTTAATGCAAATTTCAATGGGCAATCTGAGAATTTCAATATAAAAGAGCAGTATGTTAAAAATCAAAAAGTATTAGAGTATGTGCTTTACAGAGCAATCAATATGGATTTTGATACTTTTGATGTCCCTGACGCATCGCACAAAATGTTAGACCTTTATAAACAGGATAATGATCCAGTTTACGAATTTAAAATCAATGTATTTGATGAGTGGTTGTTAAGAAAAATACCAAAATACATTGTTTACGGCTTCTATAAAGAGTTTTGTAAAAACAATGGATATTTTCCGATTTCAGAAAGGAAATTTCATAAGCAATTTAAGAGTTACCTCAGTGATGATTGGAAAACTGACGGTAAAGGAAAAGTAACGTGGGATAGATTAATTGAGTCCACTGGTGACTTAGATCTTATGAATAATGGTATAGACTTCCCTGAAAAAAATAAAACATATGCTTTATATGAAAACAATAATATTAAAGCTGTTTAG
- a CDS encoding phage major capsid protein codes for MFNTVQEAFNHYRNASLEDIETRAGEIRGTIENDPEADVTKLNIEIEGLNQAKENIKEKEQEQVENRSYNPITGQQFKQNNEVQNNNVFGTEEYRSAFFKKMLGQELSDVEQRSFNHAMDIQKSEHRADEFTSSSNASAVIPEQTLNEVIRRARTQGGLLANVRSFNMPTKIRIPISTPQERAEWHTEGAKVEADKVVTTAVSFEANEIIKIFSISVKAKTMSISAFESYLVEELTNCVVEAIEYALINGTGNNQGQGILTGITWNDENSLELTGKYTDFTKALGMLKRGYAQNAKFAMSNATLYNTVYGVQDGNKRPIFVQDAQRENVGYIFGKPVIIDDNIEDGTILLGDFNYIGYNLPQGIMLESSRESSFRSGLIDYRAMAVADTRVLVDDAFVKLTSASSDVGA; via the coding sequence ATGTTTAATACAGTACAAGAAGCATTTAATCATTATCGCAATGCATCTCTTGAAGATATTGAAACACGCGCTGGTGAAATTAGAGGCACAATCGAAAATGACCCAGAAGCAGACGTGACAAAGTTAAATATTGAAATTGAAGGCTTAAATCAAGCTAAAGAAAATATTAAAGAAAAGGAGCAAGAACAAGTGGAAAATCGTTCATATAACCCTATTACAGGACAACAATTTAAACAAAATAATGAAGTTCAAAATAATAATGTATTCGGTACAGAAGAATACCGATCAGCATTCTTCAAGAAAATGTTAGGACAAGAATTATCAGATGTGGAACAACGTTCATTCAATCATGCAATGGATATTCAAAAATCAGAACACCGCGCAGATGAATTTACTTCATCTTCAAATGCATCAGCAGTCATCCCAGAGCAAACATTAAACGAAGTCATTCGTCGTGCGCGTACACAAGGTGGCTTACTTGCAAATGTACGTTCATTCAATATGCCTACAAAAATCCGTATCCCAATTAGCACACCACAAGAACGCGCTGAATGGCATACTGAGGGTGCTAAAGTAGAAGCAGACAAAGTAGTTACAACAGCGGTATCTTTTGAGGCGAATGAGATTATTAAAATCTTTAGTATCTCAGTGAAAGCTAAAACGATGAGCATCTCAGCATTTGAATCATATCTTGTTGAAGAATTGACTAACTGCGTTGTAGAAGCGATCGAATACGCATTGATTAATGGTACGGGTAACAATCAAGGTCAAGGTATCTTAACTGGTATTACATGGAATGATGAAAACAGCTTAGAGCTTACAGGCAAATATACTGACTTCACAAAAGCGTTAGGAATGTTAAAGCGAGGCTATGCACAAAATGCAAAATTCGCTATGAGCAATGCAACGTTATATAACACAGTGTATGGCGTTCAAGATGGTAATAAACGTCCTATCTTTGTACAAGATGCGCAACGTGAGAATGTAGGATATATCTTCGGTAAGCCAGTCATTATTGACGACAATATCGAAGACGGCACAATTCTATTAGGAGACTTTAACTATATCGGTTACAACTTACCGCAAGGCATCATGCTTGAATCTTCTCGTGAGTCTTCATTCCGTTCAGGCTTGATTGACTATCGAGCAATGGCGGTCGCAGATACACGCGTTTTAGTTGATGATGCTTTCGTTAAGTTAACAAGTGCTTCATCTGATGTAGGAGCGTAA
- a CDS encoding pathogenicity island protein yields MNKHKLKKEILNYIKNHKETSFVEIERIFEENGFDYKGDGAYTSGNHENVVFWLGWNEEAFDIVAELKHDGLIEMNICPPMYYLIDGKSLNLPIVKSKNIKTDHWLPVAFTAV; encoded by the coding sequence ATGAACAAGCATAAACTAAAAAAAGAAATATTAAATTATATCAAAAATCATAAAGAAACATCGTTTGTGGAAATTGAACGGATATTTGAAGAAAATGGCTTTGACTATAAAGGAGATGGCGCATATACAAGTGGTAATCATGAAAATGTGGTGTTTTGGCTTGGTTGGAATGAAGAGGCTTTTGACATAGTAGCAGAGCTAAAACATGATGGATTAATTGAAATGAATATTTGCCCACCTATGTACTATCTTATTGATGGTAAGTCTTTAAATCTTCCGATTGTTAAAAGTAAAAATATAAAAACAGATCACTGGTTGCCCGTAGCGTTTACAGCTGTATAA
- a CDS encoding phage portal protein: MLGLETIERNTAQQFEMLTGGFKSLSQFSGDAYSNDIYRSAVDTIARHIAKLSGKHVNNTKDFNNYKINRILQNRPNPYMSGYDFLYKVATQYYLFNNAFILVQKDNKGNLRNLYPLTPSSVEYVVDDVGEMYLKFLFNDGEVIHFHLSEIAVLRRHFNSNELLGDNNDAIMNTLQLAYTQNEGMTEAIKNSAQIRGILKYNQALSPSKLKEAKEEFTNNYLSMANNGGVVPLDTSMDYQQLNISDVQVDTNQIKVIKQKIYEYLGINEAIVTGSYDENTWQAFFESVIEPFAIQLSSELTEKIFTEREQSFSNRIIFESSKLQYASNQSKSTIIKELLPLGLLTINEARDLMNLPHVEDGDERIQSLNYIEKTLAKNYQMADKEVKADEGN, from the coding sequence ATGCTAGGACTTGAAACAATTGAGCGCAACACTGCACAACAATTTGAAATGCTTACGGGTGGCTTTAAGTCATTATCTCAATTTTCAGGTGACGCATATTCAAACGACATATATCGTAGTGCAGTTGATACAATCGCAAGACATATTGCGAAGTTATCAGGTAAGCATGTAAACAATACGAAAGATTTTAATAACTATAAAATCAACAGAATCTTACAAAATAGACCTAATCCATATATGAGTGGTTATGACTTTTTGTATAAAGTAGCGACACAATACTACTTATTCAATAACGCATTTATTCTTGTGCAAAAGGACAATAAAGGTAACTTGAGAAATTTATACCCGTTAACACCGAGCAGTGTTGAATATGTGGTTGATGATGTAGGTGAAATGTACCTTAAATTTTTATTCAACGATGGTGAGGTTATCCATTTTCATTTGTCAGAAATAGCCGTGTTGCGTCGTCACTTTAATTCTAATGAATTGCTAGGTGATAACAACGACGCGATCATGAATACATTACAACTTGCGTATACACAAAATGAGGGCATGACTGAGGCAATTAAGAACTCGGCTCAAATTAGAGGTATTCTGAAATATAATCAGGCATTGAGTCCTAGTAAGTTAAAAGAAGCAAAAGAAGAATTTACGAATAACTATCTGTCAATGGCAAATAACGGTGGTGTTGTTCCGTTAGACACGTCAATGGATTATCAGCAACTGAATATATCAGATGTTCAGGTGGATACGAACCAAATAAAAGTGATTAAACAAAAGATATATGAGTATTTAGGAATCAATGAAGCTATTGTGACAGGTAGTTACGATGAGAACACATGGCAAGCATTTTTCGAGTCTGTGATTGAACCTTTCGCTATTCAATTGTCATCAGAACTGACTGAAAAGATTTTTACAGAACGTGAACAATCATTTAGTAATCGCATCATTTTTGAATCTTCAAAATTACAGTATGCAAGTAATCAATCGAAATCAACCATTATCAAAGAATTGTTGCCACTCGGTTTACTAACCATAAATGAAGCCCGTGACTTAATGAATTTGCCTCATGTTGAAGATGGAGACGAGAGAATTCAAAGTCTAAACTACATTGAAAAAACACTAGCAAAGAATTATCAAATGGCAGATAAGGAGGTTAAAGCAGATGAAGGAAATTAG
- a CDS encoding head-tail connector protein, whose product MIITIEDARNALRIDGDYNDDIIKPLIDAIPNYLYITTGRDWLDEPVQPLAQTTAKFILQLWFDPQTQDSERLKRTIDSLLVSLTALGRDYNE is encoded by the coding sequence ATGATCATAACAATTGAAGATGCACGTAATGCTTTACGAATAGATGGTGATTACAATGACGATATTATCAAACCACTTATCGACGCGATACCTAACTACCTGTATATCACTACTGGTCGTGATTGGTTAGATGAACCAGTACAACCATTAGCACAAACGACAGCTAAGTTTATATTGCAGTTGTGGTTTGACCCACAGACACAAGACAGTGAGCGTTTAAAGCGTACGATTGATAGTTTATTGGTATCTTTAACTGCATTAGGTCGTGATTATAATGAGTAG
- a CDS encoding HK97 family phage prohead protease: MKEIRSAEIQTDSQSTEMVLEGTAIVFNKPTQINTPTGSYTEIIKRNALDGLKLNDTRLLVSHDMNRIPLAKSPKTMDIWTDDVGMHFRATLPDTEEARSVYTAVKRGDLSGMSFGFTVSDGSQYDVNTRTRTITKIDKVLEFSVVNYPAYAEASVEARQQIQEAELKYQARQQALIGLNKLQSKEIK; encoded by the coding sequence ATGAAGGAAATTAGAAGTGCAGAAATACAAACAGATTCCCAAAGTACCGAAATGGTACTCGAGGGAACAGCAATTGTTTTTAATAAACCTACTCAAATTAATACGCCGACAGGTTCATATACCGAAATCATTAAACGTAATGCGTTAGATGGATTGAAGCTCAACGATACACGCTTATTAGTGTCACATGATATGAATCGCATTCCATTAGCAAAGTCACCTAAGACAATGGATATATGGACTGATGATGTAGGTATGCATTTCCGTGCTACCTTACCAGATACGGAAGAAGCCCGCTCTGTTTATACGGCAGTAAAACGGGGCGACCTCTCAGGTATGAGTTTCGGCTTCACAGTATCAGACGGTAGTCAATATGATGTGAATACACGCACACGAACTATTACCAAAATAGACAAAGTCCTTGAGTTTAGTGTTGTGAATTATCCCGCATATGCTGAGGCGAGTGTAGAGGCACGACAACAAATTCAAGAAGCAGAACTTAAATATCAAGCAAGACAACAAGCCTTAATCGGTTTAAATAAATTACAATCAAAGGAGATTAAATAA
- the tscT gene encoding type II toxin-antitoxin system toxin TscT, whose amino-acid sequence MNWEIRNLFSEIEIVKEKINDAVTSFEWFENEYFIHEPSHVLSMNEVKIHGYKYHEHRIQIAQLCDLMHIYIERLDKQIQEFKEIEKASSAKFGDRTDNA is encoded by the coding sequence ATGAATTGGGAAATTAGAAATCTATTTAGTGAAATTGAAATAGTTAAAGAGAAAATCAATGATGCAGTTACTTCTTTTGAGTGGTTTGAAAATGAATATTTTATACATGAACCTAGTCACGTGTTGAGTATGAACGAAGTGAAAATACATGGCTATAAATATCATGAACACCGTATTCAAATTGCGCAGTTATGCGACTTAATGCATATATATATTGAGCGACTCGACAAGCAAATTCAAGAGTTTAAAGAAATAGAAAAAGCGTCATCAGCGAAGTTTGGCGACAGAACTGATAACGCATAG